The following is a genomic window from Candidatus Anaeroferrophillus wilburensis.
GTGGCGTTTCGGGTACTGCCCATTTCCGCCCGTTCGGCCCGGCGGATGGTTGATGATATCAAGTCGGCCACTCTGCTCAATGGTTTCCGGGGCAAACCACCGGTGGACAAGAAAGCTCTCCAGCACCTGCTGCTGGAGGTTTCTGAAATAATCGGCTCTTATCCTGACATCCAGGAGATGGATCTCAATCCGGTGATTGTCCATGAGCACGGGCTCAATGTGGTCGATGCCCGGATTATCCTGACCCCGCCTGAAGCCCGTCGCTGGTAGAGGGTTTGGGATCCTGATTATGAAATTTCCAGTGCAGGTACTTTTCTTTGATCTTGACGGGACGCTGGCCGATACGCTGCCCGACATTGCCAGGGCGGTCAATGTGGTGCGGCGGGAGAACGGCAGGAAAACGCTGTCCGATGAGCAGGTGCGGCCCCTGATTGGCGATGGCGCCCGGCTGCTTATGGAGCGGGCCATGGGTGCGGCCGATGATCGGTGGTTTCAGCGGTTCCTTGATGTCTACCGTCTTCAGCCGGCAGCAGGTTCGAGGGTCTATCCGGGGATCTTTGAGGTGCTGTTGCGCTATGAGCATAAACTGCTTGCCTGTGTTACCAACAAACCGAAAGACCTGGCCCTGCAGGTTTTGGCCGACCTCGACATCCTTTCCTTTTTTCAGGAGGTGATCGGACCTGAAGATGTCCTGAGGAAAAAGCCAGCTCCTGATGGGTTGCAGCTGGTTCTCAAACGCTTTGGGGTTGCCGGTCGGCAGGCAGTGATGATTGGCGAC
Proteins encoded in this region:
- a CDS encoding HAD-IA family hydrolase gives rise to the protein MKFPVQVLFFDLDGTLADTLPDIARAVNVVRRENGRKTLSDEQVRPLIGDGARLLMERAMGAADDRWFQRFLDVYRLQPAAGSRVYPGIFEVLLRYEHKLLACVTNKPKDLALQVLADLDILSFFQEVIGPEDVLRKKPAPDGLQLVLKRFGVAGRQAVMIGDHHTDLRAAAAAGVASCFCRYGYGHDDGLPADASISRPEEIIHHFY